Proteins co-encoded in one Quercus robur chromosome 8, dhQueRobu3.1, whole genome shotgun sequence genomic window:
- the LOC126694240 gene encoding uncharacterized protein LOC126694240, translating to MSSSSGNYSSSSGHMCTYEICVLRTSLTVDYFGRRFLGCSRYKVGPKCLFFQWIDNPTCMRENATAHLVQQKLDLLRSELQLANERERAATQTIAEATQTAEIAQEKATKATEREIKFQASSITTKEIAVKVLEQERKCRITLILSWFFVVVVVVALFWLCCFHILAQVRMLE from the exons ATGTCTTCTTCGAGTGGAAATTACTCAAGTTCAAGTGGGCATATGTGTACATATGAGATTTGTGTGCTGAGAACAAGTTTGACTGTGGATTATTTTGGGAGAAGGTTTCTGGGTTGTAGCCGATATAAG GTTGGTCCTAAGTGCCTTTTCTTTCAATGGATTGATAATCCCACTTGTATGCGTGAGAATGCAACTGCCCATTTGGTGCAACAAAAGTTGGATTTACTGCGGAGTgagttgcaacttgcaaatGAAAGGGAAAGAGCAGCTACCCAAACAATAGCAGAAGCTACCCAAACGGCAGAAATTGCTCAAGAAAAGGCAACAAAAGCCACTGAGAGGGAGATAAAGTTTCAAGCTTCCTCTATTACAACCAAGGAGATAGCAGTAAAAGTTTTAGAGCAAGAGAGAAAGTGCAGAATTACACTAATACTGTCatggttttttgttgttgttgttgttgttgctttgTTTTGGTTAtgttgttttcatattttggcTCAAGTGAGAATGTTGGAATGA
- the LOC126696670 gene encoding uncharacterized protein LOC126696670, with product MGLKRKPPTPLLELLEGQPGKDTQGMPQPKVPSPPPQPQIVQTRSSSTKSQPQSPHPKLPASSQPSLPPRPEGTASKRKRSPKGKEIMDEGKSQPSKEKEEAPRTKQLKLGHQSKGKETEVQSSQGKGKGIEAQSLPSAWLPAPMLHGGPLLETASMRDLGDGKGGYVADALGRTMLLPTDMDGLRKMRMQEVFLSTKRYLGMALQATYRMEEEVNNKSKTAENERTKRITAAKTLQAFEDELTKAKADLTVAIRERDSASAGLASAQKQAEDQTKRLLEAEDQLQIAKDLIEDLSKKLAAAEHDKGVVEYARDEAIRVKREAEFARNEAEVAKETAEDDGYNAGVAETQAILKAQIPGVCRLYCSQVWEEALKRAGVNASSDLWKAENIFYPTAIRNIKL from the exons ATGGGACTCAAGAGAAAGCCCCCGACCCCCCTACTCGAACTCCTCGAGGGTCAACCTGGGAAGGATACGCAGGGAATGCCACAACCCAAGGTTCCTTCCCCACCACCTCAGCCCCAGATTGTCCAGACTAGGTCATCTTCCACCAAGTCACAGCCACAATCCCCCCACCCCAAACTTCCTGCTTCCTCCCAACCATCTCTACCTCCTCGGCCGGAAGGCACTGCTTCGAAGAGAAAGAGGAGCCCCAAGGGCAAGGAAATCATGGACGAGGGAAAATCCCAACCTTCTAAGGAGAAGGAGGAGGCTCCGCGTACAAAACAACTGAAGCTTGGGCACCAAAGCAAGGGTAAAGAGACTGAAGTTCAATCCTCTCAAGGCAAGGGAAAGGGGATCGAGGCCCAGTCCTTGCCAAGCGCCTGGCTTCCTGCCCCAATGCTTCACGGGGGTCCACTGCTGGAAACTGCATCCATGAGGGACCTTGGAGATGGCAAGGGTGGCTACGTGGCAGACGCATTAGGGAGAACCATGCTACTTCCTACTGACATGGATGGTCTGAGGaaaatgaggatgcaggaggtcTTCCTCAGTACTAAGAGgtacttgggcatg GCTCTCCAGGCCACTtataggatggaggaagagGTGAATAATAAGAGTAAGACGGCCGAGAATGAACGCACTAAGCGCATAACGGCCGcgaagactctccaagcctTTGAGGATGAACTCACCAAGGCCAAGGCTGACCTAACAGTTGCTATCCGTGAAAGGGATAGCGCATCAGCGGGCCTAGCTAGTGcccaaaaacaggccgaggaCCAAACAAAACGTCTACTTGAAGCCGAGGATCAGTTGCAAATAGCTAAAGATCTGATCGAGGATTTAAGTAAAAAGCTGGCCGCGGCCGAGCATGACAAAGGTGTGGTGGAGTATGCTCGTGACGAAGCCATAAGGGTCAAGCGGGAGGCCGAGTTTGCCAGAAATGAGGCTGAGGTTGCCAAGGAAACGGCCGAGGATGATGGTTATAATGCAGGGGtagctgaaacccaagccaTCCTTAAAGCCCAGATTCCTGGAGTATGCAGGCTttactgctcccaggtttgggaagaggcaTTGAAGCGAGCTGGGGTGAATGCTTCATCCGACTTGTGGAAAGCGGAGAACATATTCTACCCTACAGCCATCcgtaatataaaattataa
- the LOC126696669 gene encoding uncharacterized protein LOC126696669 — translation MCKVFPSSLGPTALRWFNGLRKGSIHSFAELIQEFDARFMTYSRMPQSVYALLSMKMKVGETLRSYASQYWELYNEIGGGNEKIAASTFRMGPLQDSKLRESLTKRPLEDMRQLMRRIKEYKCLEDDRLQSKGKAPLLNCPRQGIFSPRPRKDMRMQELEVQMGEVNMAFKEPVHKIVDRIKNESYFRWPNKMGGEPSRRNQNLYCTYHRDKGHNTK, via the coding sequence atgtgtaaggtatttccCTCAAGCCTCGGGCCCACGGCATTGAGATGGTTTAATGGGCTACGAAAAGGTTCCATTCATAGTTTTGCTGAGCTGATTCAGGAATTCGATGCCCGATTTATGACGTACAGTCGGATGCCGCAATCGGTGTACGCATTACTATCTATGAAGATGAAGGTCGGCGAAACCCTTCGTAGTTATGCCAGTCAGTATTGGGAGCtttacaatgagattggtgggggtAATGAGAAGATTGCAGCAAGCACTTTTAGGATGGGGCCGCTCCAGGATTCCAAACTACGAGAGTCATTGACGAAAAGGCCTctcgaggatatgaggcaactcaTGAGGCGCATTAAGGAGTATAAATGCCTTGAGGATGATCGGCTACAAAGTAAGGGCAAGGCCCCGTTATTAAATTGTCCTCGGCAAGGCATTTTTTCGCCAAGACCCCGAAAGGATATGAGAATGCAGGAGCTGGAAGTACAAATGGGGGAGGTGAACATGGCATTCAAGGAGCCGGTGCACAAGATCGTAGACCGGATTAAGAACGAATCGTACTTCagatggccaaacaagatggggGGAGaaccatctcggaggaaccagaACTTGTACTGTACCTATCACAGAGATAAGGGGCATAACACCAAGTAG